Proteins found in one Amphiura filiformis chromosome 14, Afil_fr2py, whole genome shotgun sequence genomic segment:
- the LOC140169293 gene encoding uncharacterized protein, whose translation MSQKELLYSHLGELAVNGLTPTTTKIVFTEDEVKKSCGQKYLDQARGMGILCRRGEHALQFFHKSGQEVYAGNYLQNNHREVTSYLQNINTVEDALSIAPVLIFASRSNIAAKLIMQKLLTIFESEIAAQKYYDEQLSLDDSRPIQQYIELCLECNFEADAKAKFVSILRRLFVDGNVLFHGISSKTAIALAYFMSYCDPQAISDITLRPVAHVSDPNVGFGLSRNMFNNALRRMKYLSNDKIQLLRESFVASNPDLHEKWISVYSHAELAAYISCIQAYDGLPSSSETNTVPIIHSFKNIKLKRLNIDYFKLGSNFDYLLESIEEGNMQLLLEMNARSTASTQQQITKLVSSLHKMPLLRVLDISYNKAEAGKSIPILANKLNQCKSLQVLYLMNMEASSHDMELLAQNLPSQLIGFDIRGNWMSDAVASHLIGTLPHNLTHLYISVNNLSKSKHNELLHSIHSKLTRLQELTVNDSPYPGDLVKHGGFALVSCTHLYGLRLHSSCNDLITEDCVAIFMQGMQQARNIKTLRLYGVHLDMVSFHELMRLSRLICLDELGFSRLLLPEGVQLEELDDFVVLS comes from the exons ATGTCACAGAAG GAGCTGTTATATTCTCATCTCGGAGAATTAGCTGTCAATGGGTTGACACCGACAACGACAAAGATCGTATTTACAGAAGATGAAGTCAAGAAATCGTGTGGCCAGAAATACCTAGACCAAGCACGCGGCATGGGAATTTTATGTAGGAGAGGAGAACATGCATTGCAATTCTTCCACAAATCAGGGCAGGAGGTTTATGCTggcaattatctccaaaataatcaCAGAGAGGTAACATCCTATCTACAAAACATAAACACTGTCGAAGATGCCCTAAGTATAGCTCCTGTCCTGATATTTGCATCCAGATCAAACATTGCAGCCAAGTTAATTATGCAAAAGCTATTGACCATTTTCGAGTCTGAAATTGCAGCACAGAAATATTATGATGAACAACTATCCTTAGACGATTCACGACCTATTCAACAGTATATTGAGTTGTGTCTAGAATGCAACTTTGAAGCTGATGCCAAAGCGAAGTTCGTTTCAATTCTTAGGAGATTATTCGTGGATGGTAATGTCTTATTTCATGGAATTTCATCGAAAACTGCAATCGCACTTGCATACTTCATGAGTTACTGTGATCCTCAAGCTATCTCTGACATAACATTACGACCCGTTGCGCACGTCAGTGATCCAAATGTTGGATTCGGTCTATCTAGGAACATGTTCAACAATGCTTTGCGTAGGATGAAATATCTTTCTAATGACAAAATACAACTACTACGAGAGTCGTTTGTTGCGTCAAACCCAGACCTACACGAGAAATGGATTAGTGTGTATTCTCATGCAGAGCTAGCTGCATATATTTCATGCATTCAGGCATATGATGGATTACCGTCTTCATCGGAAACAAACACTGTGCCTATTATACACAGCTTTAAGAAcatcaaattaaaaagactaaatATAGATTACTTCAAACTTGGTAGTAATTTCGATTATTTACTAGAATCAATAGAAGAAGGTAATATGCAGTTACTGTTGGAGATGAATGCAAGGTCAACTGCATCCACACAACAACAAAtcacaaaacttgtgtcatctcTTCACAAGATGCCACTACTGCGTGTACTCGATATCTCATACAATAAAGCTGAGGCAGGAAAAAGCATTCCAATCCTTGCCAACAAACTAAACCAATGTAAATCACTGCAGGTGTTGTATTTGATGAATATGGAAGCATCATCACATGATATGGAATTATTGGCACAGAATTTGCCATCACAGCTAATAGGATTTGATATCAGGGGTAATTGGATGAGTGATGCAGTAGCTTCACACCTAATAGGTACTCTACCTCACAATTTGACACACCTGTATATCAGTGTGAATAATCTGAGTAAGAGTAAGCACAATGAGTTATTACACTCAATACATAGTAAACTTACACGTCTACAGGAACTGACAGTCAATGACAGTCCATATCCAGGAGACTTAGTGAAACACGGTGGCTTTGCATTGGTATCATGCACTCACTTGTATGGGCTCAGACTACACTCATCTTGCAATGATTTGATTACTGAGGATTGTGTGGCGATATTCATGCAGGGAATGCAGCAAGCAAGGAATATCAAGACGTTGCGTCTATATGGAGTACATCTAGACATGGTGTCATTTCATGAACTGATGCGACTAAGTCGACTGATATGCCTCGATGAGTTAGG GTTCTCAAGACTCTTACTACCTGAAGGTGTACAGCTAGAAGAATTGGATGACTTCGTGGTTCTTTCTTAA
- the LOC140169858 gene encoding baculoviral IAP repeat-containing protein 1e-like: MYPWQPGNYVDLDSIYVPVTIDITIPGMRPIKERLKSYQEIFESEEDARYLLTGSPGQGKSTFCSKLAFDWCHKSILSPLKDTQLLFIIQLATLKHSSNIEDAICSQLLSSNVDRSTLGKVVQTLGKDIVIVLDGLDEAPPDLFKYKITGNLVDIIRFKQYRECCVLVTTRPWREKEIISEIPVYRRLELQTMKRSDIRVYVKKLFGQNPTDLTTIALGKRLLQYIDENKLLLDITTPLMVLLISWYWVATNGKKGIPDRITEFYDDIVTIMYDNFMKSTSDESTQSAQKLEPSLVDRIRTSVLDCYQQH, from the exons ATGTATCCATGGCAACCTGGAAATTATGTGGACTTAGATAGCATCTATGTACCAGTGACTATTGACATTACGATACCTGGAATGCGACCGATAAAAGAGCGCTTGAAATCATATCAAGAGATTTTCGAGAGCGAGGAAGATGCACGTTATTTACTGACAGGCAGCCCGGGTCAAGGAAAGTCTACATTCTGCTCCAAACTGGCCTTTGACTGGTGTCACAAATCTATTTTGTCTCCCCTCAAAGACACACAATTGTTATTCATTATCCAATTAGCAACTTTAAAACATTCAAGCAATATTGAAGATGCTATCTGTTCGCAGTTGCTGTCTTCGAATGTGGATAGGTCTACCCTAGGAAAAGTCGTTCAAACTCTTGGTAAAGACATTGTTATCGTACTAGACGGGTTAGATGAAGCTCCCCCTGATTTGTTCAAATACAAAATTACTGGGAACCTTGTAGATATCATACGATTCAAACAATATCGTGAATGCTGCGTCCTTGTGACGACAAGACCGTGGAGGGAAAAGGAAATTATATCAGAGATTCCTGTATACAGACGCTTAGAGTTACAAACGATGAAGCGCTCTGATATTAGAGTTTACGTTAAGAAACTCTTCGGACAGAATCCCACAGATCTGACAACAATAGCATTAGGAAAGAGATTGCTTCAATATATAGACGAAAACAAACTCTTACTGGATATTACTACTCCATTAATGGTATTGCTGATTTCGTGGTACTGGGTTGCAACGAATGGCAAAAAGGGCATACCAGACAGAATCACTGAATTCTACGACGATATAGTAACCATCATGTATGACAACTTCATGAAATCTACTTCAGATGAG agtACTCAAAGTGCTCAAAAGCTGGAACCAAGCCTTGTTGACAGGATTCGTACGTCAGTTTTGGACTGTTACCAACAACATTGA